Proteins co-encoded in one Stomoxys calcitrans chromosome 5, idStoCalc2.1, whole genome shotgun sequence genomic window:
- the LOC106081457 gene encoding uncharacterized protein LOC106081457 isoform X1, giving the protein MDLDIIQSTKEGEITQFLCDVRDYFRASLATSEYENTSNMFFMTESDVTEQLLQRCEQLLTRLGNNKCRQDSNQQNLITYTIPKPIVTPVTNGLPHQQQWQITSKDNIKTTAAPKHHQQQQPNHHPHQSHVTSKTINGCSTTTQPDRQQSASRIHHQQQHDDVSYLDMSAAHNNNKKKSSTSLRESNVMNSSVDSDKTFRCSTMIVKQNKSFLHRLHDTMTTTTDEEAETDSLDGQLDDEFEDDPQIYDICQVTTQGSDGEEDHLGQEETHKAITPDAHFALPHMECPYMDLPAGHMAIHKSAKYGQLQRIEKRLFFDQSKKCYCGILNDWLLCYADGPTSNKPTISLYLKMPGIEIEHFGEGKRRDVCFQVSTPDPSKRFVFQAVNEIDAKEWIHAIEAAIRSDIGSGAAGVGGVSITNTRNSSTARKLPTPPVMKKMTFLSTFQKAYDMKHNANANSTNNANAVTSSATASDCIYEEPSPVYNVTNVAGLQPPELPQKQSSPSAMAQRFEYDVPKCPPLPLANGENEDIQLINPYDNDHQQEGNSMQSTPPKNHSTSSLTSSPPVVNLNFTTPPKINLKMEEKLNFQAKVKDVHSKLSSQLSNGPTLKLKPLKKSYSSSGSSLQQGDGESLIMSSSPSSPSSLSSAELKKQKKSPTPQNSPQKSTDKTTATKNWFLNRLNKTTSSTRSNGSSSSAQSSTSNSNVSAKCKQSEKENLLNSSADNAEGYDHHESHLSSNPASPILKSSSTSCSSAASTPIASTNGKGKVNMLINQLEASGHLASIFTADAVASFSSFCGDNDCNNYEPIMTVSSPPNSFLKKV; this is encoded by the exons ATGGATTTGGATATTATACAATCTACCAAAGAAGGCGAAATCACGCAATTCCTATGTG ATGTTCGCGATTATTTTAGGGCCTCTTTGGCCACCTCGGAATATGAGAATACCTCGAATATGTTTTTCATGACTGAGTCCGATGTGACGGAGCAACTTTTGCAACGTTGCGAGCAATTGTTAACTCGTTTGGGCAACAACAAATGTCGGCAAGATTCAAATCAACAGAATCTGATCACCTATACCATACCAAAGCCCATTGTGACGCCGGTGACCAATGGTCTGCCGCATCAACAACAGTGGCAAATAACAAGCAAAGATAACATCAAGACGACGGCtgcaccaaaacaccaccaacagcagcagccaaATCACCATCCTCATCAAAGCCATGTCACCTCGAAGACCATAAATGGTTGTTCCACCACCACTCAACCGGATAGACAACAATCAGCATCCCGTATCCACCATCAGCAGCAACACGATGATGTCTCATATCTGGATATGTCGGCtgcccacaacaacaacaagaaaa AATCTTCGACTTCTTTGCGTGAATCGAATGTCATGAACAGCTCTGTGGATAGTGATAAAACTTTTCGCTGCTCCACCATGAttgtgaaacaaaacaaaagttttctacATCGACTGCATGACACCATGACCACTACCACAGATGAAGAGGCCGAAACGGATAGTCTCGATGGCCAACTGGATGATGAATTCGAAGATGATCCGCAAATCTACGATATCTGCCAGGTGACCACTCAGGGATCCGATGGTGAAGAGGATCATTTGGGCCAGGAGGAGACGCACAAGGCCATAACACCTGATGCTCACTTCGCCTTGCCCCACATGGAATGTCCCTATATGGATTTACCTGCTGGCCATATGGCCATACACAAATCCGCTAAATACGGACAACTGCAGAGGATCGAAAAACGCCTATTCTTCGATCAGAGCAAAAAGTGCTATTGTGGCATTCTAAACGATTGGCTGCTGTGTTATGCCGATGGGCCTACCTCCAATAAACCTACGATCAGCTTGTATTTGAAAATGCCCGGCATAGAGATTGAACACTTCGGAGAGGGTAAACGTAGAGATGTATGCTTCCAGGTATCCACACCGGATCCCAGCAAACGTTTTGTGTTCCAAGCGGTCAATGAAATCGATGCCAAAGAATGGATTCATGCCATAGAGGCGGCCATTAGAAGTGATATTGGAAGTGGTGCTGCAGGCGTGGGCGGTGTATCTATAACCAATACCAGAAACTCTTCTACGGCGCGCAAATTACCCACCCCTCCGGTAATGAAGAAAATGACCTTCCTTAGCACCTTTCAAAAGGCCTATGATATGAAGCACAATGCCAATGCAAACTCGACTAACAACGCCAATGCCGTGACCTCCAGTGCAACAGCTAGCGATTGTATTTATGAGGAACCTTCTCCCGTTTACAATGTCACCAATGTGGCTGGCCTGCAACCGCCTGAACTGCCCCAAAAGCAAAGTAGCCCCTCAGCAATGGCACAACGCTTTGAATATGATGTTCCCAAGTGTCCACCCTTACCATTGGCCAATGGTGAAAACGAAGACATACAGCTCATAAATCCCTATGACAATGATCACCAACAGGAGGGGAACAGCATGCAGAGCACACCTCCAAAAAATCATTCAACATCATCTTTAACCTCATCACCGCCGGTGGTGAATTTGAATTTCACCACTCCCCCCAAAATTAATCTGAAAATGGAAGAGAAATTAAATTTCCAAGCCAAGGTCAAAGATGTCCATAGCAAATTATCTAGTCAGCTATCGAATGGACCCACTTTGAAGTTAAAGCCTCTCAAGAAAAGCTATTCCTCATCGGGCTCGTCTTTGCAGCAGGGCGATGGGGAATCTCTTATTATGAGTTCCTCGCCCAGCTCGCCTTCATCTCTATCTTCggccgaattgaagaaacaaaagaaatcgcccacaccccaaaacagtccCCAAAAGTCCACAGACAAAACAACGGCTACCAAAAATTGGTTCTTGAATAGACTCAACAAAACCACCTCCTCGACCCGCAGCAATGGCTCTTCTTCCTCTGCACAATCATCGACATCCAACTCAAATGTCTCCGCCAAATGCAAGCAAAGTGAAAAGGAAAATCTACTCAACTCTTCTGCAGATAATGCCGAAGGCTATGACCACCATGAATCTCACTTGAGCAGTAATCCAGCTTCACCCATTCTCAAGTCCTCCTCCACCTCCTGTTCATCGGCGGCCAGCACTCCCATAGCCAGCACCAATGGCAAAGGCAAAGTGAATATGCTGATCAATCAGTTGGAGGCAAGTGGCCATCTGGCCAGCATCTTTACCGCAGACGCGGTGGCCTCCTTTAGCTCATTCTGTGGTGACAATGATTGCAACAACTATGAACCCATTATGACTGTCTCATCGCCGCCCaatagttttttgaaaaaagtttag